The following proteins come from a genomic window of Natrinema saccharevitans:
- a CDS encoding cupin domain-containing protein, with translation MGYDTVAKTDPDSVMDEEWGGMWFLKEPLAADELGVSVLELEPDGKGMEHDETDTGQEEVYYVVEGRIDVDLTDADETVTLEADEAIRLDPDESRQIQNRYDERAKLVLVGAPL, from the coding sequence ATGGGCTACGACACCGTCGCCAAGACCGACCCGGACTCAGTCATGGACGAGGAGTGGGGCGGCATGTGGTTCCTCAAGGAGCCGCTGGCCGCCGACGAACTGGGCGTCTCGGTTCTCGAACTCGAGCCCGACGGCAAGGGGATGGAACACGACGAGACGGACACGGGCCAGGAGGAGGTCTACTACGTCGTCGAGGGGCGGATCGACGTCGACCTGACCGACGCCGACGAGACCGTGACCCTCGAGGCCGACGAGGCGATCCGGCTCGACCCCGACGAGTCGCGTCAGATCCAGAACCGGTACGACGAGCGGGCGAAGCTCGTGCTGGTCGGCGCGCCGTTGTAA
- a CDS encoding triphosphoribosyl-dephospho-CoA synthase has product MRTSAQNAELALLLEVAGTPKPGNVDRERDLADLRFEHFLAGAVGARDGLERAASGATIGSAFERAVEGMATQEGGNTQFGALLLLVPLVRAAGDDLDRSAAEAVVRETTVADAAGFYRAFDHVDVAVDDPPAELDALDVRRGSDAVPALEERGLTLLEIMEQSVPGDGVAREWIEGFERSFAAAERLAAAEGPLSERTAAVFLSLLAERPDTLVATRHGEATARDVTDRAAELVAEDALATDRRAVDRFADDLADRGINPGTTADITAAGLFVALERGSIAV; this is encoded by the coding sequence ATGCGAACGTCGGCCCAGAACGCTGAACTGGCCTTGCTCCTCGAGGTCGCGGGGACGCCCAAACCGGGCAACGTCGACCGCGAGCGCGACCTCGCGGACCTGCGGTTCGAACACTTCCTCGCCGGGGCCGTCGGGGCCCGCGACGGACTCGAGCGGGCGGCATCGGGCGCGACGATCGGGTCGGCCTTCGAGCGGGCAGTCGAGGGAATGGCCACCCAGGAGGGCGGGAACACGCAGTTCGGGGCCTTGCTGTTGCTCGTGCCGCTGGTCCGGGCCGCCGGCGACGACCTCGATCGATCGGCCGCCGAGGCCGTCGTCCGCGAGACGACCGTCGCCGACGCGGCGGGGTTCTATCGGGCGTTCGACCACGTCGACGTCGCCGTCGACGACCCGCCGGCGGAACTGGACGCCCTCGACGTGCGCCGCGGATCGGACGCGGTCCCGGCTCTCGAGGAACGCGGGCTGACGCTGCTGGAGATCATGGAACAGTCGGTCCCCGGCGACGGCGTCGCCCGCGAGTGGATCGAGGGGTTCGAGCGGTCGTTCGCGGCCGCCGAGCGACTCGCCGCGGCCGAGGGTCCGCTCTCGGAGCGGACCGCCGCGGTCTTTCTCTCCCTGCTCGCCGAGCGCCCCGACACCCTCGTCGCGACGCGTCACGGCGAGGCGACCGCGCGAGACGTGACCGACCGGGCCGCGGAACTGGTCGCCGAGGACGCCCTCGCAACCGATCGCCGGGCCGTCGACCGGTTCGCCGACGACCTCGCGGATCGGGGGATCAACCCCGGGACCACGGCCGACATCACGGCCGCGGGACTATTCGTCGCGCTCGAGCGGGGGTCGATCGCGGTATGA
- a CDS encoding DUF447 domain-containing protein, producing MSGERNAATDGTERDGERGPENGDDATWPVALAGVTETVVTTLGPNGLWNAAALGLHAGNPVTARTWGNTRTRRNFHRRGEGYVQFVDDPVVFADAACSILECEEPVLDAASAWARVTVERTDAGSEGGTEWEAWALRPVESAIERETVPTIDRGFGAVVEATVAASRLGVDEYDQRELRDRLEYCAAVVERAGGPREREALERIRDQSRW from the coding sequence ATGAGCGGCGAGCGAAACGCGGCGACGGACGGCACCGAACGCGACGGCGAGCGCGGACCCGAGAACGGCGACGACGCGACGTGGCCGGTCGCTCTCGCGGGCGTCACCGAAACCGTCGTGACCACGCTCGGCCCGAACGGGCTGTGGAACGCCGCCGCGCTCGGGCTCCACGCCGGAAATCCCGTCACCGCGCGCACGTGGGGAAACACCCGAACCCGGCGAAACTTCCACCGGCGAGGCGAGGGCTACGTCCAATTCGTCGACGATCCCGTCGTCTTCGCCGACGCCGCCTGCTCGATCCTCGAGTGCGAGGAGCCGGTCCTCGACGCCGCCAGCGCCTGGGCGCGGGTCACAGTCGAGCGGACCGACGCGGGCAGCGAGGGCGGCACCGAGTGGGAGGCGTGGGCGCTTCGTCCCGTCGAGTCGGCCATCGAGCGCGAGACGGTCCCGACGATCGACCGCGGGTTCGGCGCCGTCGTCGAGGCGACCGTCGCCGCCTCGCGGCTCGGGGTCGACGAGTACGACCAGCGCGAGCTACGCGACCGGCTCGAGTACTGTGCCGCGGTCGTCGAGCGGGCCGGCGGCCCCCGGGAACGGGAAGCCCTCGAGCGGATTCGCGACCAGTCGCGGTGGTGA
- a CDS encoding 30S ribosomal protein S17e: protein MAIKPAYVKKTGTLLLERYPEAFTTDFEQNKESVEKLTNVESKGVRNRIAGYVTRKKGAEVPA, encoded by the coding sequence ATGGCAATCAAGCCGGCCTACGTCAAGAAGACCGGGACCCTCCTCCTCGAGCGGTACCCGGAGGCGTTCACGACCGACTTCGAACAGAACAAGGAAAGCGTCGAGAAGCTCACCAACGTCGAGTCCAAGGGCGTTCGCAACCGGATCGCCGGCTACGTTACCCGGAAGAAAGGCGCCGAAGTCCCGGCGTAA
- the asd gene encoding aspartate-semialdehyde dehydrogenase has translation MAVRVGVLGATGAVGQRLIQLLDPHPEFEIAALTASEASAGKTYRQAAKWRVDSPIPEDIAETTVTATDPDEVPNDIDLIFSSLPSSVGAEVEPGFCEAGYVVSSNSSNGRMDDDVPLVIPEVNADHLDLLEVQRDRRSWDGAMVKNPNCSTITFVPTLAALTDFGLEKVHVSTLQAVSGAGYDGVTSMEIIDNAVPYIGGEEDKLETESRKLLGEFDGAELSHNDMSVAASCNRIPTIDGHLENVWVETTEELTADAAAEAMREYPSLDLRSSPDPLIHVFEEPDRPQPRMDRTLGDGMAIAAGGLQESPFGLQYNCLAHNTIRGAAGASVLNGELLLEHGYI, from the coding sequence ATGGCAGTACGAGTAGGCGTACTCGGTGCGACCGGTGCCGTCGGACAGCGACTGATTCAACTGCTCGATCCCCATCCGGAGTTCGAGATCGCGGCCCTGACCGCGAGCGAGGCAAGCGCCGGCAAGACGTATCGACAGGCCGCGAAGTGGCGCGTCGACAGCCCCATTCCAGAGGACATCGCCGAGACGACCGTGACGGCGACCGATCCCGACGAGGTTCCCAACGACATCGATCTGATTTTCTCGTCGCTTCCCTCGAGCGTCGGCGCGGAAGTCGAACCCGGCTTCTGTGAGGCCGGCTACGTCGTCTCCTCGAACTCCTCGAACGGCCGGATGGACGACGACGTCCCCCTCGTGATTCCGGAGGTCAACGCCGACCACCTCGACCTGCTCGAGGTCCAGCGTGATCGGCGCAGCTGGGACGGCGCGATGGTCAAAAACCCCAACTGCTCGACGATCACCTTCGTCCCCACGCTCGCCGCCCTGACCGATTTCGGCCTCGAGAAGGTCCACGTCTCGACGCTGCAGGCGGTCTCCGGTGCGGGCTACGACGGCGTCACCTCGATGGAGATCATCGACAACGCCGTCCCCTACATCGGCGGCGAGGAGGACAAACTCGAGACCGAGTCCCGGAAACTGCTGGGCGAGTTCGATGGGGCCGAACTCTCCCACAACGACATGTCGGTCGCGGCCTCCTGTAACCGCATCCCGACCATCGACGGCCACCTCGAGAACGTCTGGGTCGAGACCACGGAGGAACTGACCGCGGACGCGGCCGCCGAGGCCATGCGGGAGTACCCGTCGCTCGACCTCCGCTCCTCGCCGGACCCGCTCATCCACGTCTTCGAGGAGCCCGATCGACCACAGCCCCGGATGGACCGCACGCTCGGGGACGGGATGGCCATCGCCGCGGGTGGCCTCCAGGAGTCGCCCTTCGGCCTGCAGTACAACTGTCTGGCCCACAACACCATCCGCGGTGCCGCCGGCGCGAGCGTGCTCAACGGCGAACTGCTGCTCGAACACGGCTACATCTGA
- a CDS encoding helix-turn-helix domain-containing protein produces the protein MVLIVEFEIGTPILRRTVAAVSRIDVEEIYRSETGAIKLVCWVYGDDPEAVEPALEADDTVAAFSLLEDPGDRRLYSVTLSEQGQAHLTYPTAAKYDIGYREVTVTEDTNIRARVPTREALFAYRDICREKGIPFRIQRIFEESAAAGDRYGVTERQWEALTVALEEGYFDVPRETTLSAVAEEIDISAQALSARLRRGQANLLRNTIGESTPT, from the coding sequence ATGGTACTGATCGTCGAGTTCGAAATCGGGACGCCGATTCTCCGTCGGACCGTCGCGGCCGTTTCGCGGATCGACGTCGAGGAGATCTATCGGTCGGAGACGGGGGCGATAAAGCTCGTCTGTTGGGTGTACGGCGACGACCCCGAGGCCGTCGAACCGGCGCTCGAGGCCGACGACACCGTGGCGGCGTTTTCCCTGCTCGAGGATCCCGGTGATCGCCGGCTCTACAGCGTCACGCTGTCGGAACAGGGGCAGGCCCACCTGACCTATCCGACCGCCGCGAAGTACGACATCGGATATCGGGAGGTCACCGTCACCGAGGACACGAACATCCGGGCGCGCGTCCCGACTCGGGAAGCGCTGTTCGCGTATCGAGACATCTGTCGCGAGAAAGGAATCCCGTTTCGAATCCAGCGGATCTTCGAGGAGTCGGCCGCTGCCGGTGACCGATACGGCGTCACCGAGCGCCAGTGGGAGGCGTTGACCGTCGCCCTCGAGGAGGGGTACTTCGACGTGCCCCGCGAGACGACGCTCTCGGCGGTGGCCGAAGAGATCGACATCTCCGCGCAGGCGCTGTCCGCTCGCCTCCGTCGAGGGCAGGCGAACCTCCTCCGGAACACGATCGGCGAATCGACCCCCACTTGA